From Thunnus albacares chromosome 22, fThuAlb1.1, whole genome shotgun sequence, the proteins below share one genomic window:
- the ccnb3 gene encoding G2/mitotic-specific cyclin-B3: MPFPRGKKPTVTAGSRLPKLNAKATENQEEGPQVKRSTSPPHGAPKKRTAFIDITNAHNVHISLPGRKKEPAKKQVKKTSSTAVPAKNQANLKKSSSVSSEGTTAEKEKTDAEEEKPSEKQEEAAPVEQLTAAAPPAVREVPAHLQRQPIPEEFDIDSDNTEDCFMCPEYAKEIFDYLKQREEKFVLCNYMPTQPSLNSEMRAILIDWLVEVQENFELYHETLYLAVKMADHYLSKTPVHREMLQLVGSTTMLIASKFEERSPPCVDDFLYICDDAYKREELISMEANILQALSFDINIPIPYRFLRRYAKCVNAGMDTLTLARYFCEMSLMEMDLVSERGSLLASACLLMALVTKDLGGWAPILQFHSGYQTSDLAPVVRRLHAMLSAPPDDKLRAVRNKYSHKVFFEVASLPLVDMDVLEKAIS; the protein is encoded by the exons ATGCCTTTTCCGAGGGGAAAGAAACCCACAGTCACCGCTGGGAGCAGGTTACCCAAGCTGAATGCCAAAGCGACTGAGAACCAG gagGAAGGCCCACAAGTCAAGAGGTCTACCTCCCCTCCTCATGGAGCTCCTAAGAAGAGGACAGCCTTTATCGACATCACCAAT gCCCATAATGTTCACATCAGCCTTccagggaggaagaaggaacCTGCAAAGAAGCAGGTGAAGAAAACGAGCTCCACAGCTGTGCCTGCGAAGAATCAAGCCAACCTGAAAAA GTCTTCCTCAGTGAGCTCAGAGGGAACGACGGCGGAAAAAGAGAAGACCGACGCAGAGGAGGAGAAACCCAGCGAGAAGCAAGAGGAGGCAGCTCCAGTAGAACAGCTGACAGCTGCCGCGCCCCCTGCTGTCCGCGAGGTGCCAGCACACCTCCAGAGACAACCG ATCCCAGAGGAGTTCGACATTGACTCTGACAACACCGAGGATTGTTTTATGTGTCCCGAGTACGCAAAGGAAATCTTTGACTATCTCAAACAGAGAGAG GAGAAGTTTGTCCTCTGCAACTACATGCCCACGCAGCCCAGCCTCAACTCAGAGATGAGGGCCATACTGATCGACTGGCTGGTCGAAGTACAG GAGAACTTCGAGTTGTACCACGAGACCCTGTACCTGGCTGTGAAGATGGCAGACCACTACCTGTCCAAGACTCCAGTCCACAGGGAGATGCTGCAGCTCGTCGGCTCCACCACCATGCTCATAGCCTCCAAGTTTGAG GAGCGCAGCCCGCCGTGCGTCGACGACTTCCTTTACATTTGCGACGACGCGTACAAGAGGGAGGAGCTTATCTCCATGGAGGCCAACATCCTGCAGGCGCTGTCCTTTGACATCAACATCCCCATCCCCTATCGGTTCCTCAGACGTTACGccaag TGTGTGAACGCAGGCATGGACACGCTGACTCTCGCCCGTTACTTCTGCGAGATGAGCCTCATGGAGATGGACTTGGTGTCGGAGAGAGGCTCGCTGCTGGCGTCGGCCTGCCTGCTGATGGCGCTGGTCACCAAAGACCTGGGAGGATGG GCTCCCATCCTGCAGTTCCACTCCGGATACCAGACGTCCGATTTGGCGCCCGTCGTCAGAAGGCTCCACGCGATGCTGTCGGCGCCTCCCGACGATAAACTGAGAGCCGTCAGGAACAAATACTCCCACAA ggTGTTTTTCGAAGTTGCATCTCTGCCATTGGTCGATATGGATGTTTTGGAGAAAGCTATATCTTAA